The DNA sequence GTTGATGGCCGCCACTTCGGACTCGGCCTGAATGAAGGTCCCGCCCACCTCCGGCAGGCGCCAGGACATATACTCCGGCACTTCGTTCTGCGGAGTGATGGGGTATCCGGAAAAAAACCGGCACCCCGCCCTGACGGCGCCTTCGGCCAGGGCTTCGTTGCCCTTCATTAAGATTTTTTCGCCCATAAAACAACTCCGTTGTAAATTACAAATTCAAAATTCGTTTTGAATTTTGGGATTTGAATTTTTGATTTTGGTTATTTATAGACCTCGATGGCCAGGTCGGGACAGATCTGGGCGCACAGGCCACATCCTATGCAGCAGTCGGTCTTGGCCAGCTTGGCCGGGTAATAACCGGTAACGCTGAAGGTCTGGGACATGGCTATGCACTCCTTGGGACAGGCCTTGGTGCAAAGCTCGCAGCCCTTGCAACGGTTCTCATCCACCCTTATTTCGGGCATGTTAAAACCTCCTGATATTATGGAATTTATATGATTGTTTATTGGCATATTTTTGGATAACTATTCAGCCACGAAGACACCACTTCGTTATTTGTTAATCGTAAATCGTTAATCGTTAATAGTGCCTTGTCTTAGTGGCAAACACTTTTACTTCTTTTCAAAGGAAAC is a window from the candidate division TA06 bacterium genome containing:
- a CDS encoding 4Fe-4S binding protein is translated as MPEIRVDENRCKGCELCTKACPKECIAMSQTFSVTGYYPAKLAKTDCCIGCGLCAQICPDLAIEVYK